A genomic region of Aspergillus oryzae RIB40 DNA, chromosome 1 contains the following coding sequences:
- a CDS encoding CCCH zinc finger protein (predicted protein), protein MHFLRGRCSNPECRYAHIRLIPGAPVCRDFANLGYCEKGANCDQRHVHECPDYANTGVCNKKRCRLPHVDRAGQIRKNTGANKVDATNDDDSDASSEDEDNDLSQQQDFIHF, encoded by the exons ATGCATTTCCTCCGAGGTCGCTGCTCCAACCCGGAGTGCCGATATGCCCATATCCGGTTGATCCCTGGTGCACCCGTTTGCAGAGATTTTGCAAATCTGGGCTACTGCGAAAAAGGCGCTAATTGCGACCAACGACATGTACATGAATGTCCTGATTATGCCAACACGGGTGTATGCAACAAGAAACGTTGTCGCCTGCCCCATGTTGATCGTGCAGGGCAGATTCGGAAGAATACTGGTGCTAACAAGGTCGATGCCACGAATGACGATGACTCCGACGCCTCtagcgaggatgaaga TAACGATCTTTCGCAACAGCAGGACTTCATCCACTTCTAA
- a CDS encoding uncharacterized protein (predicted protein): MDVDSESRSTTPNGWVAKRDRHMQLINSAIYDQEAQARAKAMEESRKAKEKKKAEIEQAKVLRYAQGVGRQYPGSAAPQVVPSPSAEYQVYLNDIPFRVSRGGSKLIRVSGSPTQLRRMSFAADSLRPVTMISLRQT, from the exons ATGGATGTTGATAGTGAGAGTCGATCGACAACGCCAAATGGATGGGTTGCTAAGCGCGATCGACACATGCAGTTGATCAACTCTGCCATTTACGACCAAGAAGCGCAGGCGAGAGCGAAGGCTATGGAAGAGAGtcgcaaggccaaggagaagaagaaagcagagATCGAGCAGGCCAAAGTACTCAGATACGCGCAGGGTGTCGGTAGGCAGTATCCCGGCTCCGCGGCTCCCCAGGTTGTTCCGAGCCCGTCGGCGGAGTATCAGGTCTACCTCAACGATATACCTTTCCGTGTCTCACGAGGTGGTAGTAAATTGATTAGAGTGTCTG GAAGCCCAACGCAACTAAGAAGAATGAGCTTTGCCGCAGATTCACTACGACCGGTAACGATGATTTCCCTTCGACAAACCTGA
- a CDS encoding transcription factor IIF subunit TFG2 (predicted protein) encodes MVPQIKQDPDAASPYIKPDPDSKDAVLADIDDQDLYEDAGDLDFSNASQSVWLSRIPRTLWEHWSNLDDDEEIQIGTVRIEGPLNDIKRKVLQSLKPKRETVFIDKVPGKLLQARHVLPGEKGAFVITTICSLKMSHKDYWIYVA; translated from the exons ATGGTTCCCCAAATCAAACAGGACCCCGACGCGGCATCACCGTATATCAAGCCCGACCCGGACAGCAAAGATGCTGTCCTCGCCGACATTGACGATCAAGATCTCTATGAAGATGCCGGTGATCTAGACTTTTCGAACGCTTCGCAGAGCGTATGGCTCTCTCGCATTCCTCGAACTCTCTGGGAGCATTGGTCCAACctcgacgatgatgaagaaattcagaTCGGGACGGTTAGGATTGAGGGCCCACTAAACGATATCAAAAGG AAAGTCTTGCAATCTCTCAAACCGAAACGCGAAACCGTCTTCATCGACAAGGTCCCTGGAAAGCTCCTTCAGGCCAGACACGTTCTACCGGGAGAAAAGGGCGCCTTCGTG ATAACGACGATATGCAGTTTGAAAATGTCCCATAAAGACTATTGGATCTATGTAGCATAA
- a CDS encoding uncharacterized protein (COP9 signalosome, subunit CSN4) yields the protein MASQKITSALAEIQSSANPQNKLQLYNDLLSDVASTSSGDQLSQDLTFYLDSILSEDISIVAARPLLDSFIDVLRKLNPETQIKVGQHAITLLQSRSTSVEEQDAQIRELLADAYESEEEYIAAARTLQGIHIDSSQRLVSDAAKVRLWIRIVRLYLEEDDTTSAEAVLNRIKNLPSKIEDHELQLHFKLSQARILDARRKFLDASQEYFNVSLAAGVDESDRLQALAAAIRCAVLGPAGPQRSRILATLYKDDRATSVEEFGILEKMFLDRLLTPAEVTAFSQRLAPHQLAQTADGTTVLDKAVVEHNLVAASKLYENITTDALGAILGLEASGDLTAGEKAEAYAARMVEQGRLSGSIDQIDGIIYFESSTAGTGRHIRQWDAGVQGLAEDVERVATSITDAFPVCTDTIASTV from the coding sequence ATGGCTTCACAGAAGATCACCTCCGCCCTCGCGGAGATTCAATCGTCCGCGAATCCCCAAAACAAGCTACAGCTTTACAACGACCTTCTGTCCGACGTTGCCTCAACATCATCTGGAGACCAGCTGTCTCAAGATCTGACTTTTTATCTCGACTCCATCCTCAGTGAAGACATCAGCATCGTCGCCGCCCGCCCACTCCTCGACTCATTCATTGACGTTCTCCGGAAACTGAACCCCGAAACCCAGATCAAAGTAGGCCAACACGCTATTACACTCCTCCAGTCTCGCTCCACATCAGTCGAAGAACAAGATGCCCAGATTCGCGAACTCCTCGCAGACGCATACGAgtccgaagaagaatacatTGCAGCAGCACGGACACTACAAGGGATTCACATCGACAGCTCACAACGCCTGGTATCCGACGCAGCAAAGGTGCGACTCTGGATCCGAATCGTGCGGCTCTACCTAGAGGAAGACGATACAACTAGTGCAGAGGCGGTCTTGAACCGAATTAAGAACCTGCCCAGCAAGATCGAAGATCacgagctgcagctgcattTCAAGCTCTCCCAGGCCCGCATCCTAGACGCTCGGAGGAAATTCCTCGATGCCAGCCAGGAATACTTCAATGTGAGTCTCGCGGCCGGTGTCGACGAGAGCGATCGTCTGCaggctttggctgctgccaTCCGCTGTGCGGTCCTGGGCCCGGCTGGTCCGCAGCGCTCCCGGATTCTGGCCACGTTGTACAAGGATGATCGGGCGACGTCTGTGGAGGAGTTTGGTAttctggagaagatgttcTTGGATCGACTATTGACGCCCGCTGAAGTCACAGCTTTTTCGCAGAGGTTAGCCCCTCACCAGCTTGCACAGACGGCGGACGGGACTACTGTTCTCGATAAGGCGGTGGTTGAACATAACCTCGTCGCGGCGAGTAAATTGTATGAGAATATTACTACGGATGCGCTGGGCGCTATTCTGGGACTCGAGGCAAGTGGGGATCTGACGGCGGGTGAAAAGGCCGAGGCCTATGCGGCGCGGATGGTCGAACAAGGCCGGTTGAGCGGCAGCATTGATCAGATCGATGGGATCATCTACTTTGAATCGAGCACAGCTGGTACCGGGCGGCATATTAGGCAATGGGATGCTGGGGTCCAAGGACTcgcggaggatgtggaaagaGTAGCGACCAGTATCACGGACGCATTCCCGGTATGTACAGACACCATCGCCTCTACTGTATAG
- a CDS encoding uncharacterized protein (predicted protein) has protein sequence MTVTSRGAEMICIVSVLVGLSLISVILRVFARMKRSIGLGMDDYLCFLSLTLLIAMLIELVLWVTIGGNGSHMADLDKTTLMNFSKIFLANQFTYFVLCPAIKISIICFYRRIFTMKPFQWVSLALNTLIAAWGTGIFLACALQCRPLRGYWDKSIDGHCFDQNKFFIVNQGFNILMDFVILFLPIPMIWGLQRAWQDKLALNGVFAIGGFVCFASIYRIVVLFWIKPDDTTYTVYQATLWTHIEPSVGLICSCLPIIRGLFPRFKIPGTRRYATAPYYINTDVSGSNFVMSSPKSPASAYFKMMEEGTVSRATSDSNVPLDKNYLGPMGIAVRTDFTVSKDSASVKSHS, from the exons ATGACGGTTACCTCAAGGGGAGCTGAGATGATATGCATCGTCTCGGTGCTGGTCGGTCTTTCTTTAATATCAGTCATCCTGCGAGTCTTCGCCCGAATGAAACGAAGCATTGGGTTGGGCATGGACGACTAcctctgctttctttcattgACTCTTTTGATTGCTATGCTCATTGAACTAGTGCTAT GGGTCACTATCGGAGGCAATGGATCCCATATGGCAGACCTAGACAAGACAACACTGATGAACTTCTCAAAG ATATTCCTCGCAAACCAGTTCACCTACTTCGTCCTCTGCCCTGCCATCAAAATCTCCATCATATGCTTCTACCGTCGAATCTTCACCATGAAACCCTTCCAATGGGTCTCATTGGCACTCAACACCCTAATCGCCGCCTGGGGCACCGGCATCTTCCTAGCCTGCGCCCTCCAATGCCGCCCCTTAAGAGGCTACTGGGACAAGAGCATCGACGGCCACTGCTTCGACCAGAACaagttcttcatcgtcaaccaaggcttcaacatcctcatggACTTCgtgatcctcttcctcccgaTCCCCATGATCTGGGGCCTCCAGCGCGCATGGCAGGATAAACTCGCCCTGAACGGCGTCTTCGCTATCGGTGGCTTCGTCTGCTTCGCCAGTATCTACCGTatcgtcgtcctcttctGGATCAAACCAGACGACACCACCTACACCGTCTACCAGGCGACTCTCTGGACTCATATTGAGCCATCCGTCGGTCTGATCTGCTCCTGTCTCCCTATCATCCGGGGGCTGTTCCCGAGATTCAAGATCCCCGGTACTCGTCGCTATGCTACCGCGCCGTACTATATCAATACCGATGTTAGCGGCTCCAATTTTGTCATGTCGAGTCCTAAGTCGCCTGCTTCGGCGTACTTtaagatgatggaggaggggaCGGTGTCTCGTGCTACGAGTGATTCGAATGTTCCCCTTGATAAGAATTATCTTGGTCCTATGGGCATTGCCGTTCGCACGGATTTCACCGTTAGCAAGGACTCGGCTTCTGTGAAGTCGCATTCTTGA
- a CDS encoding aldehyde dehydrogenase (NAD-dependent aldehyde dehydrogenases), translated as MAAEASSSPPSVIPLIINGKEEVPESTFDVISPYTNQRCWATASASPQDAIRAVEAAEAAFPAWSQTKPTVRRDILLKAADILESRLVQNAEYMRTEMGADVGASQYFIVPLGIRMLRDIAGRITSICGSVPVVEEEGQSAIVYKEPMGVILGIVPWNAPYVFGVRSAACALAAGNTTILKSSELSPCSYWALARAFEDAGLPAGCLNLISCRPQDAPQVVNTMIEHPAVRKINFTGSTAVGRQIARCCGQNLKPCLMELGGKNSSIVCADANIETAVKGVLAGAYLNSGQICMATDRILVHSSIAPTFMEALKSALNSNLDPSSPPPTLVNVASKARVERLISDALSSGAHLIHGSANQTSEAQLEAGVRMAPVLLGGVREDMKVWQEEAFASLAACMVVDSDEEAIRIANSSGYGLSASVFTEDLRKGLAMAKRIQSGAVHINSMTIHDEPALPHGGVKNSGWGRFNTAQGLEEFLVTKSVTWMD; from the exons ATGGCCGCTGAAGCTAgttcctcccctccctcgGTAATACCTTTGATTATCAATGGCAAGGAGGAAGTGCCTGAGTCTACGTTCGACGTCATCAGTCCGTATACCAACCAGCGCTGCTGGGCTACAGCTTCCGCCTCTCCTCAGGACGCTATCCGTGCCGTTGAGGCCGCCGAGGCAGCCTTCCCGGCCTGGTCGCAGACCAAACCCACCGTCCGACGGGATATCTTACTCAAGGCAGCCGATATCCTGGAAAGTCGCCTTGTTCAAAATGCGGAGTATATGCGAACAGAAATGGGTGCGGATGTAGGAGCGTCACAATACTTTATCGTGCCGCTTGGTATTCGCATGTTGAGGGACATTGCCGGGCGCATTACCTCCATCTGCGGAAGCGTACCCGTCGTAGAAGAAGAGGGCCAGAGCGCCATTGTTTACAAGGAGCCGATGGGTGTGATCTTGGGTATTGTGCCTTG GAATGCTCCGTACGTATTTGGTGTCCGCTCCGCCGCCTGCGCGCTGGCTGCCGGCAATACAACCATCCTAAAATCCTCCGAACTCTCACCCTGCTCATACTGGGCACTTGCTCGTGCTTTCGAAGATGCCGGTTTACCCGCCGGCTGCCTGAACCTCATATCATGTCGGCCCCAGGATGCCCCCCAGGTAGTCAACACCATGATCGAACACCCAGCTGTGCGCAAAATCAACTTCACCGGAAGCACAGCCGTCGGAAGACAGATTGCCCGGTGCTGCGGTCAAAACCTCAAACCGTGCCTGATGGAGCTGGGAGGAAAGAACAGCTCGATTGTGTGCGCAGATGCGAACATCGAAACCGCTGTGAAGGGCGTATTGGCCGGGGCTTATTTGAAC TCTGGTCAGATCTGCATGGCCACAGATCGGATCCTCGTCCACTCCTCCATTGCGCCGACCTTTATGGAAGCACTCAAGAGCGCTTTGAACTCGAACCTCGACCCATCCTCTCCGCCTCCAACTTTGGTCAATGTGGCCTCTAAAGCGAGAGTCGAGCGTCTGATCTCGGATGCCTTATCGAGTGGCGCCCATTTAATCCACGGATCCGCAAACCAGACGTCGGAGGCTCAACTCGAGGCCGGTGTTCGCATGGCCCCTGTCCTCCTTGGTGGCGTTAGGGAAGATATGAAGGTTTGGCAGGAGGAGGCGTTTGCTTCGTTAGCGGCGTGCATGGTGGTCGACAGCGATGAAGAGGCCATCCGGATCGCGAATAGCAGTGGATATGGCCTGTCGGCTTCCGTGTTCACCGAGGACTTGCGAAAGGGATTGGCTATGGCCAAGCGGATTCAATCTGG CGCTGTCCATATCAACAGTATGACCATCCACGACGAACCCGCCTTGCCACACGGTGGTGTCAAGAACAGCGGATGGGGTCGATTCAATACTGCTCAAGGCTTGGAAGAATTCCTGGTAACCAAGAGCG